CCAACCTCCCCAGCGTGGACAGTGCGATGAATGCCACATCTTTCAGCTTCCTGGAAAAGCCCACATGAAGCAAAGAGTGAAAACGCTGCTGtgggtttggggaggcacagaggcggggcaggtgggggaagggatgtgAACAAACTATCAGGACAGCAACACCACCACCGACTACTCTCTGCCTTCAAGACAGAGCGAATGCTTTCAACAGACCATTAGGCTGAGAGCTCCAACCCCAGGGGTAACGACTGTGGAGCAACACAATCAAAATAAGAAGAAAATCAATTACCAATCTCAGACAGCGTAGGAGCTGGGTAGGTGAGTGTCTGGGAAGCCCAGCCAGCACTAGGGAATGAAAGCAAATTCATTCCCTACTGCTGGCTATGTGTAGCTATGAATGATGTTctcaaacaacatttttttatttttttttttttttaaaacagatcatTGACTCTGAGAAGGCAATGATGTAGGAATTAAGGCTGGGCTAGCAGGCCAGTTGCCAGTTATTCACAGCCCACATGCAGCGAGTTCGGtgagtctcagtccagtcccTGATGTCCACATCACACAAACACCCCAACAACTACCGTACAACTGTCTCtcttgctggcagtctcagcagacagGCCAAGGACTAACTGAGCCATGGAGATGGTCCTCCCTGCGAGGCACGCTGGCTGAGGTGACATGGCGGGGGGGAGTTCCCACTGCTGTGACCTGTGCCTTACCTGTTCAGGGCCTGCTGTCTAGGGGGGCTCTTAGCCTGGCACCTTTCATCAGTGACAAAACAGGATTCTATGGATCTGGGAAATCCCAAACCCCAATGTCCTGGGCACGTGAATGGGCACTGAGCAGATGTTATAGGGATCTTACCAGAGGCAGCATGCACGTGCACACACCCCCTTCAGGAGGTTCCTGTTTTGTATTACTGAATTTTTCAGGTGCTTTGTGAATTTTCCACTTAGTTTGCAGCCACTGCATATCCAGGCTCTGCTCTGAACTACTGGGTAAGACACGGCTCCGCTTGGCATGTTAATACGAAAAGCCCTAGATGAGTCTACTTGAAACTAAATCGAGACTCCCTGTGTTTGCAGTGATAGCTTTGTTTTAACACACACTTGTCACATGTCCTGCATAGAACAGGGACTCAGACAGTTACCCCGAAGGCTGACCATTCAGTCAGGGCTAAGCTTACCAGTCTTTCCCTTCACACTGGCCTTTCATTTGTGTCAGAAACTGCTAATTTCGGGAGTTCCGAGGATGAACAGATTAatccaaccctccctcctccccccaatatCTATGGAATGATCcagagggctttggattgggcTTTGAACTATCAGAGTGCAACGCTTCTCCTACTGATCCCGAAGACTGATTAAGTAAgagttaatgagagttttgccattgacttcaatgaagcatGACAAGGCCTTCAGGTTAGGGCTCCGAGCAACGAGTTTGACAGAACCCAGAGTCAACAATTTAAAAGACAGAAGATTCCAAGCTctggcaaaactcctgctgaagtctatgggagctCTGACTGTGTCAGAACTGCAGCAGGTGGCTCTGAAGCCAGAGGTCTTAAAGATAAACAAAGATTTGATTTAAACACTATTTTGTTTCCAACGTGTGTTAAACGCACAGGCCAGCTCTTGGGGCACTCACACCCAGAGCGAGTCTCTCTGCCTGCCCAATTCCCATTATTTTGCCAGCTCGCTTTACCAAGGTCACGTGCATGAAGCAAATTAACTTGATCTGCAGCTTGCAGGAGGATTTTTCAGAGAAAACAACTATGTTTATCTCCTCTAACGTCTGTGATCAAAGAGTGGCACGGTCTGGGGGTCAGGGGTGGCATACTGCACAGAGACAATAGCAAAGACAACTGGTTCTGCTGCTTTCCAAGATTCTACCTCCAACCCCACATGGCACCTTCCATTCCATCAGTTCCACTTACTAGCTCTTAATGAAAGAGCAGATGTGTCTGCTCGCTTTTATTGTTCATTTATGTATCCCTCTTTGGTGCACTATACAGATTAGAAAACAGCGAGATGGGCAGGAATTTctgtgggtgtgggggtgtgcaCTGGGGAAGCCAGAAATCTCTCCCATACCTCCATtctcaaggtatgtctacaccacaatcaCAGGCACGACTGGAGCTCGGGCAGACATACGGGAGTAgatttaatctagctagctcaggttccagagcagtgaagctgcagcagtgcatgcTTCAGTGTGGGGTAGCTGCCCAAGAATTACACAGGGTTACAGACAGGTCTGCACAGAAGCACGTGCTCTCACACCTTCACTGCTCCTCGATCTGAGATAGCTGGATTAAAGcttagctcaggtatgtctacatgaacTGCAATCACACCCCTTGATTGCTATATAGACGTCCCCTCCAAACAGCCTCCTCTGACTCTAAATAACCCAGAACTTCCCAACCAAGGAGACAATCCATTCCTCTCTGCATGCTTCTTTGGTTTAGAACATCACTTACCTAGGACTTTAGCATGAGCTAATTATCTAGAGTCACAGCTTCAAGATCTTTACATGGCTTCCCATGATCTCCCCACAACCTACTGCAGGCAAGTCACAGACAGAACTCTCCCAACTATCCCCAATTGTAGTGAGAGTCATTGACTTCTCCCAGCCAGAGTTTAAATGGCAACACAACTGAAAACTGGGAACGCCAGTGCAAAGGCAGACATCGGATCCCTTCATCATAAGCCTCTCATTTCATAAGTCATATTATCCATGTTACTGTTGACGCGTGAAGCTCTAGTGTGAGGGCAATTTAGAAAGAGAGCATTCTACTTTCATGCCAGCTGAGAAAGCCTGACAAATTGGAGCTTTTGTTCCTTCCGTGTTTCTCTGAGTCTGAATGAGATGCTGGCTTTCAGACAAGAACAATTCAAATCCTTTGGGTTGAGAAATTTGGACTTTGAGACCTCACGCATAGGCAAGCTAGATATTAATTGACTTTCCATCTTGTTTTATTTGCCTTTAAAATACCTGGATGTAACGTGATAAGCAACGAATTGATTCGTCTTGTATAATGCAAGTATAACAGTTGCACAAGATGAAGGTACAGCTGCTTGATTAGTGCTCATGACAAGGAACTTCAGCATGTTAGAAAGGATAAGAAACTGCTACGCAAGTAATATCTTATCAATAAGTGCTTAATGGAAAGATGATAGCAAGTGAGAAACTGCATAGATTTCAAAAATGGCACTGGGCATTTATGCAAGGAGACACCGATAATGAAAGTACAGAAGTTCAGGGCCATGCAAAACAAAGTATATTTCTTCCATACTCTTCCCCTCACCCTCAAGTTTTTGCTTGCACATTAGGACATTTGTAATGATTCCCATGACAACCACAGATGGCAGTCGGACTGTTAACTACAACAGTAAACCCCTGAGATATCCCTGATTCTACCTCAACCAATCACCTGACACCCAGCACGATTTTTAAATCCAGTGTCCTCTCAGGCTGGGTtcctgagcaccctcagctcccactgacctaTGCCAATCACGTAACTTCTTAAAATACAAACACCCCTAGAGTCCTAAAATCCTTATATACAGATGGGAGATATTTGCATGGGGCTTCCTTTTTAAGCTACAGTAAAGTAACACTGTCTAGTTAAAAAgaatacatttcaggaaagaaatCTTCTCCAATACCATCATCTTAGTTTAttacaatggaaaaaaaatttgaaCATATGTTTACACTGTTTATCTGATTGATTTAGTTTTTGCATTTTACTCAGCTGGAGACAGTGAAGAGGGACTAGCCAGTTTCATGTCTGGTATGGAGTTCTGATCCTGTAAAACAACATAAGCAGGCAGCCCTATGCAGATTCACTGGAGCGCCCAGGCAGATCTGAATGCAGGATCATTTTACCATCCATTTCACTTTGTGGCTCTGTGCACTAGCTCAGTGCTGCAGAACCAAGGCTGTGAACGCAGCTGggacacatttaaataaaaacatctcTTTATACTTAAATTATGGATATGCTCTATTAgtaatttaaaaaccaaattaAAAGTAATATTTCTACTATGCCAATAAAACACTTCTAGTAATTTTAAGACATGTATAAAAGTCTTACAGGCCACTTTGGATCTGAACTACTTGCCAGATCCCCTTTGTACTGTGCGGTTTCTGCACTAACCAGAAAGAAATTGATACAAGATTTTTCGAGAAGCTCATTGAACAAACCTCATAAGCCTTCCTATGCTCTGGGAAGGTCTCAGCCACCAAcaactcatccccagccagatCTATGGCAACCACCGTATTGTTCCGGTATTTCTTACACAGCTCCACCACCTCCAATGACCAGCCTGGAACGAAGAGCAGCaggatttaagaaaaaacatcCCTGAGCTCTTGTCTGAACAGATGTGGTTGTTCACATGAATACAAAAATTTAGTTCATTTGCCTTCTGGGATTCTTCCCTGAGTTTGAAGCCCTATAAAAGCAACAAAACCCTAGAGCCAGATTTACAGACCAGAGTCACAGCCCCACTAACAAGTGAGCTCACTGCCTGTAAAGTTGGTAGGCATGACAGGTTTTAGCCCTGGTTATTAGGCCTTCCAAGGGGGAGCCCTTCATCATTACCATTACAGCCCTTGACAAGAGCAAAACTCCATGAGTCAGCCCCAGTAGATTGTATTACGTTGTGACTTTGCACTTTAGAATGTATGTGCCTGACTACATAGTAAAGGAAGAACTCCCAGCTCCAAGCCCCTGCTTTCTCATTATCACAGTACCCATAGAATGCTTTGCTTCGCAGGGCAATGCTTTGTGCAGAGCTGAAAGCAGAAGGGGCTTTTCTAGTAACAGGAATCAAGAGGGggccacagctgggctgggggaggagggggtttgggctggggggtgggggcatggctgggctctggatgGTGGGAGGGATTGTAGGTGTCTGGTACTCTTGATTGggctttgggggcggggggaagggagcagagaaacTGGAACTGGGTGTCATAGggttttctttaactctctaatcctgggggaatttttgtgttggtctgtattgttacagacatacttgctgacaggtattttgaaataagttaccaaaataattgaaactggtgtgattatgtagtgttattttgataaataaaatttgcagaattttaaaatattgtgcacagaatttaattttttagtgcagaatgcccccaggagtataaaatgcagataggcacctagtgggattttcaaaaatgttcaggcACCTTTCGAAATCCCACTAGGCGCCAGGCTGCATTTTCAGGCACCtacatacattttaaattttgccCTTTAGTGAATGTGGCTTAGTGTATTTCACCTGTTTTTTGGACCTGGTCCTGCATAGAGTATGGAAACAACAGGTTATTTAGTTAGCCCTCATCATGACCAGACAATGGAAGTGCAGTCATTGTATAATTGTTCTCCTTGCCCATGGAATGTTTCCAATTTGAGCATCTACTCTGCAGCTTTACCTGAATTATTGGCAGGTACCTTTGTTACTGCTTTTAactgctgatcatttttgttCTACACTGTGCTTTGGAATGCTGGGAACAGCAATAGAGGATAAACATTTCCAACGCCACCCTCCAACGGAGCCCAGAAATTAGTTTCATTCTCAACTAGGAGTTcaagtttccccatctttatcaTGGAAGGGAATAATACTGAATGAGGTTCTAGTATGGACTGAAGCAGTGTATTTCGAGGGCTTGGTTTGTTTAATACCAGAATTAGAAGAAGACACATTATACATGGTCTTTCAATTCATAACTAATAGTCTCTTCACAAGAAACCTGTCTGCCCTGAATCCCAGTTATAAAGAACAATCTCTGAACCAGACCACTTCTCCTCGAACCCCAGCTGGAGCGGTCCTGTGTCAGTCTACCTAGatcttggtttttattttaaagctagcTGCAGGAAATGGAAATGAACGACACACACTCCACTTAACCTCTATTTTGCACCTCTAAGAGATGTTGCTATTCATCTGATATGCCAGAGCATGTACCCTACCCCATAAAGCGGCTTAGACTAACCTGAGCACAACTCTAAGCTGGTTAGAAACTGCTTTCTGCAGAAATAGGGAAAACTGAGCTGGTACCTTTCAATCTTGAGACTGGGGAGATGTCAGATTTAGCCCCCCCCAGAGAGAAAAGACCTGGAAATCACTGAGTGGGTATGAAGAGTGTCTTCTCCCTCCGTCTCTCTCTTCCACCAGCACCTACATGGGAAATAGCCATCACTTTCCCACGGCACTGAGACAACATTCAAACCAGAACTGAGCAACTGATGCTTCCCTAACATTTCCCCAAAGGATCGCAATTCAAGGCATTTCACACACCCCTCAAAGGGTCAGGAaaggagggagcagagcagcaggtGAACTGTAATACATTACTTGGCATATGGCGCATGCAGCATAGAAtagacctggctttgatgttgaaatgcctttcTCCATCCTGTAATCCCTGATTAACAAGGTGAACCACTTCATCCGGAGTGAGGTCGCCTCTGTGGGAAGAAAACTTAGAAGTTAGCTAGCAAGCTCGTGAGGTTCGACACCCCAGCAATCCGAGAGTAAGAGAAACTGCTTCCCTAATGTAACATCACTGAGCTGGCTGTATTATTGCTGTATGCTGTAAAATACAGGAGAATCCAAACACTGCCCAACCAATGTGACCACACTGGCATAATGCCAGAAAGCTAAGGGccacatttatatataaaaaaaggagTACACTGCACCCCCTCAGAGCAAGAGGAAGCACGGTCTGCCAGGAACTGTAGTTTCAGGGCCagatttaaaaaggtatttaggtccCTAGTAGCATTTACAAAAGTGTCTAAGCAGGTTAGGCCTCTGACTCCCTTAGGTGCATCTGTGAATCTCCCTTTGCACCTATATGCAGCACTAGCCTCCTTTGTAACTGAGGTCCTCAGTGACCCACATCTGTTTGGAGGGTGAGGGAGGTGGCACGGCAGGGTTGCGTGGGATGCATGTTGGTCTGAGAGATGCACTTTCAAAAACCCCGCGCTAGAGCACCGTATTTCTTTGAGTAAATGAACCAGTTTGCCAGCTGGGGAAGaggaacttttttttccccttttcttttttttggccaGAAAGTCTGATTAAGATGCAGAGCTTTGCACTATCCTGGCAGCAGTGAGCGGTGTGACACAAAAAGCAGCAGAAGCCTCAAACCATGTTTTGTGAGAAATCCCAGAAGTCTCCTTGCAAAGTTCAGTGCTGGTTTACTTAGTGACACACTGTTCTAAAGAGCACAGATGACATAGAAAGACAGACTGAGAGCTACAAGGGCTGCTCCCAAAGGCTCAGCCCACTAACTTTGCTGGcagaaaatgttacattttggatggggggttggggtggggatgtgTATCTGAACTCTGGTGACTTCTTTAAGGGGGAGCAGCTTAAGCCAAAAATCTAATAGCTATTTCCCCACACAAAGACAAGACAATGCCCCTGGGGCAAGCTGTCCTCAGGAGAGGGCAGCAGATGGAGCAGTTACCGAAAGAACAACATTtttagggggggagggggaagcgggGGAAGAAAAGCGTATACATGACTATTACTGCATTCCAGATAGAAATAAAAGGTGTGCTGCCCCCCTCTGGTCCTATATAAACAGGGATTGGATTATACATTAACTAACTGAGGTCCGTGCTAGGCTTCTCCTTGCCTGAGCTGAAAACAACAATGGGACCTCACTGATTTGTACGGATGGGGAGATTCATTGCAAATTTCAGTGAActcagtaagaaaaggagtacttgtggcaccttagagactaacccatttatttgagcataagctttcgtgagctacagctcacttcatcggatgcatactgtggaaagtacagaagatctttttatatacacaaagcatgaaaaaatgggtgtttaccactacaaaaggttttctctctgcccaccctactctcctgctggtaaaagcttatctaaagtgatcactctccttacaatgtgtatgataatcaaagtgggccatttccagcacaaatccagggtttaacaagaacatctgggggggagggggcagggtaggaaaaaacaaggggaaataggttaccttgcatgacccaacactctcacaaatcttgggagacaggccagtccttgcctacagacagccccccaacctgaagcaaatactcaccagcaaccacacaacagaaccactaacccaggaacctatccttgcaacaaagcccgttgccaactgtgcccacatatctattcaggggacaccatcacagggcctaataacatcagccacactatcagaggctcgttcacctgcacatccaccaatgtgatatatgccatcatgtgccagcaatgcccctctgccatgtacattggtcaaactggacagtctctacataaaagaataaatggacgcaaatcagatgtcaagaattatcacattcataaaccagtcggagaacacttcaatctctctggtcacgcgattacagacatgaaagttgcgatattacaacagaaaaacttcaaaaccagactccagcgagagactgttgaattggaattcatttgcaaactggatacaattaacttaggcttgaatagagactgagagtggctaagtcattatgcaaggtaacctatttccccctgttttttcctaccccccccccgacattcttgttaaaccctggatttgtgctggaaatggcccaccttgattaatatacacattgtaaggagagtgatcactttagataagctattaacagcaggagagtggggtgggggaagagaaaaccttttgtagtggtaaacacccactttttcatgctttgtgtgtataaaaagatcttctatactttccacagtatgcatccgatgaagtgagctgtagctcacgaaagcttatgctcaaataaattggttagtctctaaggtgccacaagtactccttttctttttgcgaatacagactaacacggctgttactctgaaaccagtgaactCAGTGATCACCAAGTGGTGaaagaacaattaaaaaattatatatatatatatatatatatacacacacacacacacggcatcTCAAAATTTACTTGGTTCATCTACTTCGACAACAGCAGTTTAGTTTTGCTTGTAATCCTCAATAGTTAGCATGCAGAAGCATGTTCTGGAAAAAGATAATCGAGACGTCACTACAGCACTCTGCTATTAAGCCTTTGAGGAAGTGGGAAGACAGGAGAAGGAGCAGTTACCAAAGCACAGATGAAACAGCTACTAGTGTATATCTTTGTTAAGGCATATAAATGTAACCTAAATTGTGCTTTCCAATGCACCTGTATGGATTCAGCTCTACATTTTGTTTAGGAGCAGAACTGCACACGCTAATTTCTATGCACAATTATCAAAATTGTGCTTGCTCACTGGGTAATTACCAGCAAGTGTGTCCAATTAGTTATATGCCTATACAACTACTGTAATTGCAAATGTAAATTAGGCACAAAATTATGCATATAAAACCATGAAAATCTGGCTCTCAAGTTATAGATCCTCCTTATTGTCTGCCGGGAGCAAAACTCTGTTCTCCATTTGCTGGTCAGTGGCTTTCGCGCAGATCTCAGAGTGCTCTGTTGGCACAGTCTTACGCTTTATGGATTCACTTACTCTTCTTGGCCCCATGGAACAGGATGAACTTTGCAGTTGGCTAGGAGGTGAGGGCTGTACCTGACCTCAACATAGATGACACCTTCTTTTGCTTTCATTTCTACAAACTCATAGGCTATTCTTCTCACAGCATCGCGGTCCCCCCTGTACGGAAAAGAACAGGATTAGTCTGATTTATGAGTTCTCAGCAACTTATGGGCTGCTGATCAACAAGATAGGGGAGAGTGGACCTGCTGAGGGTCTGAATGCTTCCCAAGAGGCATCCCCGTCTCACCAGCACATGAAAATTCATCACACACTTAGAGAAATTAGAATGCAAGAGTCCTTTGGCTTGGAAGCGACCTATCTAGAGAGTCATTTAGCTTTTCTCCCTGCATGGTGCCAGGACTGACTGCATCATCTCTAAACCAGCTGGGCAAAAGCCTACTCCCCCACTTCCCAGGAAccagtgatttttttcagataaGCAAATAAAATACCATGATGTTATCAATCATCATTATCATAGTAAAGGGAAATGAATACATTTTGTAGCTTAGAGTCTCCCAAGCAGGCATTCTCAGGACCATTCAAGCCCCAAATCGGCAATTCTAGCTTGCAGATGCCTGAGACCGATAAGAAACTTGCAGTGGTTACCAGGCAATAAGTTACTTACGCAATGGCAGGCATGTAGAGAGCAAACTTTTCTAGAAACTGGGTGAGAGTGAGTGGCTCCGTGTAACTGACATGCTGCAAGAAGTCTTCAACAGTGTCACCAGGGAGCGGAATTCCTCTTTTCCTGGAAATCGATAAACATTTCACTTTTCTATTTctccacagaacagatacagcacaGAAAAAAGGTACCTCACATATGTGCCTCTGGAGCCCCACCCAGATAAGAGAGGACTCTGATCTCTATCCCCAAAAACAACAGACCCAGAACTATCCAAAGAAACTGAGCCAAACAGAACCTCTCTTTTCCTGATGCCTTGGTACTTCCTAGTCCTGGAAGCATAAATGACAAATTATTTCAAGAAAGAAATTTCCAGCCCCATTTATATAGGCTCAAGAGCTGCCAAACATCGGATTGCTTTTATCTGAACTGAGCCACGGAACCTTCTTAGGTTTGCCTGTTACTAGTCTCTAAGAGCCAGTCAATCCTTGACCTTTCTGCTGAGGCTGCGAACAATTGTGATGTCGTTTCTCTGACGTGGAAATCTTTACACTGTGAACCA
This genomic interval from Lepidochelys kempii isolate rLepKem1 chromosome 13, rLepKem1.hap2, whole genome shotgun sequence contains the following:
- the LOC140897231 gene encoding adenosine deaminase-like; translation: MERGAGQGAPVFDLPKVELHVHLDGAIKPETILYFGKKRGIPLPGDTVEDFLQHVSYTEPLTLTQFLEKFALYMPAIAGDRDAVRRIAYEFVEMKAKEGVIYVEVRYSPHLLANCKVHPVPWGQEEGDLTPDEVVHLVNQGLQDGERHFNIKARSILCCMRHMPSWSLEVVELCKKYRNNTVVAIDLAGDELLVAETFPEHRKAYEEAERCGIHRTVHAGEVGAPSVIKEAINVLKTERIGHGYHVLEDPALYRELLGRKMHFEACPWSSILTGACDPDFGKHPVIQFMNDKANYSLNSDDPLIFHSAIETDYKIAKQFLDFTEEELKRVNINAAKSSFLPEKEKNELLSKLYEAYGMVPDNPS